Proteins encoded by one window of Salicibibacter halophilus:
- a CDS encoding AbrB family transcriptional regulator: MQYIIYFMLCGLGGLLFSFTNLSIAWMIGALVVGSLVAILQPDFLNLKRAVNTVPASWLMLGQGILGVQLGLYVNMTLINTLSNYWFTILIVLVLSIIFAFITGFFLFYFTKTDLLSSFIATAPGGVAAMPAYAQEVGADVATVSVTQVLRIVLVISTVPVLLSFNGGNGSATAEVQTVTYDSAFLPLNFSQFGWTLLLLALAFFGAVSSKKLKIPTPWLLGAMVTVAGFNLLSSQAAPAASLWWPDWALPVAQLFLGASIGAKMQRDLFRDAKAVIIVGIISSLALIAALAALSILVASQTQLDMITSILAFSPGGVAEMAATAVELGVDSTFVVAVQIIRIMAVLLVLPPLFQILRKYVLKEGKENQQEAS; this comes from the coding sequence TTGCAATATATCATTTATTTTATGTTGTGCGGATTGGGCGGGCTTTTGTTTTCATTTACAAACCTATCCATTGCCTGGATGATTGGCGCGTTAGTTGTCGGTAGCTTGGTCGCCATTTTACAGCCTGACTTTCTGAACCTAAAACGCGCGGTCAACACGGTCCCGGCCAGTTGGCTTATGCTTGGCCAAGGGATACTCGGTGTGCAACTTGGCCTGTATGTCAATATGACACTCATCAACACACTCAGTAACTATTGGTTCACCATTCTTATCGTACTCGTTCTTTCTATTATTTTTGCTTTCATCACCGGATTTTTTCTTTTTTATTTTACAAAAACAGATCTATTATCCAGTTTTATTGCCACCGCGCCCGGCGGAGTTGCCGCCATGCCCGCTTACGCGCAAGAAGTCGGGGCAGATGTGGCAACCGTCAGTGTCACACAAGTGCTCCGCATTGTCTTGGTGATCAGTACGGTCCCGGTTTTATTATCATTCAATGGCGGAAACGGCAGCGCAACTGCCGAGGTACAAACGGTTACCTACGATTCTGCCTTTTTGCCGTTGAATTTCAGCCAATTCGGCTGGACCTTGCTTTTACTCGCCCTGGCGTTTTTCGGAGCGGTCTCGTCAAAAAAACTAAAAATCCCTACGCCCTGGTTGCTCGGCGCGATGGTGACCGTCGCGGGTTTCAATCTCCTTTCCAGTCAAGCTGCGCCAGCCGCCTCGCTTTGGTGGCCGGATTGGGCATTGCCTGTCGCTCAGTTATTTCTCGGAGCAAGTATAGGCGCGAAAATGCAACGGGATTTATTTCGAGACGCAAAAGCCGTGATCATTGTCGGCATCATTAGCTCGTTGGCGCTAATCGCGGCGCTCGCGGCTTTGTCGATTTTAGTCGCATCCCAAACACAACTGGACATGATCACATCAATCCTCGCGTTCTCCCCCGGAGGCGTTGCGGAAATGGCTGCCACCGCCGTTGAACTCGGGGTCGATTCCACCTTCGTCGTCGCCGTCCAAATCATCCGAATCATGGCCGTACTCCTCGTCCTCCCGCCACTCTTTCAAATCCTGCGCAAGTACGTTTTGAAAGAAGGAAAAGAAAACCAGCAAGAAGCATCATGA
- a CDS encoding FAD-binding oxidoreductase: MQQQALGNEGRQRVNPSTPEEVADILKHAKDKNETVIPIGGGTKQGFGGEGDEADKLLSLENLNQVIEYSPGDMTMTVQAGTTMEKINETARAEQQMVPLDPSYPSQATIGGVVAANDSGPKRMAYGSARDHVIGLRVADPNGEILRSGGKVVKNVAGYDMNKLLVGSMGTLGVITEVTLKLRPYPKYTVMCVLTFPDEKAVSAVKPFVSELLDTRLEPVTLEYMEPNLTERLFQTHGYSLVITFEDVQKAVEVQEKWIREHMPDTAELSVFYDNDVEEFWRTFAQRSFADAVHVKVGSKNMQVLDHIHHCKNLQEGRDVHLFAHGGAGHGISRVYASGDGAAVQSFVEDLRTHCEQSKGYAILTHAPLDVRKSVGVWGATPGYFSILKGIKQQLDPNGVLNPNRFVGGI, from the coding sequence ATGCAACAGCAAGCGCTAGGGAATGAGGGGCGACAACGCGTCAACCCGTCCACGCCGGAGGAAGTCGCAGACATCTTAAAGCACGCAAAAGACAAAAACGAAACGGTCATTCCGATCGGCGGAGGTACGAAACAAGGGTTTGGCGGGGAAGGTGATGAGGCCGATAAACTATTATCCTTGGAAAACCTCAATCAAGTAATTGAATATTCCCCGGGAGACATGACGATGACCGTGCAGGCAGGCACAACCATGGAAAAAATCAATGAAACCGCGCGTGCGGAACAACAAATGGTGCCGCTCGATCCTTCGTATCCGTCACAGGCTACCATCGGCGGGGTGGTAGCTGCCAATGACAGTGGCCCGAAACGGATGGCGTACGGATCGGCGCGGGATCATGTTATCGGTTTGCGTGTTGCTGATCCGAATGGGGAGATCTTGCGCTCAGGGGGAAAAGTCGTCAAAAACGTCGCCGGCTATGACATGAACAAATTGCTCGTCGGTTCGATGGGCACGCTCGGGGTGATCACGGAAGTCACGTTGAAATTGCGCCCCTATCCAAAATATACCGTTATGTGTGTGCTGACATTTCCGGATGAGAAAGCTGTAAGCGCTGTTAAACCTTTTGTGTCGGAACTATTGGATACGCGTTTGGAACCGGTGACTTTGGAATACATGGAACCGAACCTCACGGAGCGTTTGTTTCAAACGCACGGGTACAGTTTGGTGATTACATTTGAAGATGTGCAAAAAGCCGTGGAGGTTCAGGAAAAATGGATCCGAGAGCACATGCCGGACACAGCAGAGCTCAGCGTTTTTTATGATAACGACGTCGAAGAATTTTGGCGAACATTCGCCCAACGTTCATTTGCTGATGCCGTTCATGTGAAAGTCGGCAGCAAAAACATGCAGGTGCTCGACCATATCCATCATTGCAAAAACTTGCAGGAAGGAAGGGATGTACACTTGTTTGCCCACGGCGGGGCCGGCCACGGGATCAGCCGTGTATATGCCAGTGGCGATGGCGCTGCTGTCCAGTCCTTCGTGGAAGACTTGCGGACGCATTGCGAGCAATCGAAGGGCTACGCGATCTTGACGCATGCGCCGCTGGACGTACGGAAATCCGTTGGTGTCTGGGGAGCGACACCGGGTTATTTTTCCATCCTTAAAGGCATTAAGCAGCAGTTGGATCCGAATGGGGTTTTGAATCCAAATCGATTTGTAGGGGGTATTTGA
- a CDS encoding FAD-linked oxidase C-terminal domain-containing protein produces the protein MSEKKTALVEEMTRLLGKDAVLHRDADLITYECDGLTVFRGMPLAVVFPATTEEVSDVVKWLYAREIPFIPRGAGTGLSGGATPFGGEVIISLVRMKQLLHVDYDNREAVVQPGYINLQLTNSITHKGFYYAPDPSSQANCTIGGNVAENAGGAHCLKYGVTTNHVLGLEVVMHDGEIVELGGVPDAPGYDLLGILTGSEGMLGIVTSITVSILKQPESKETALAYFDSVEDASYVVSDIIAAGIVPAAIEMMDEIAIQGVERATNPVGHPEGLKAVLIMEVDGIAAGIEDQINEMVNVCEHHNVKEIKVAQDDRERGKWWANRKTAFGAMGAISPAYLVQDGVIPRSRLSEVLARIAEISAESGLRIANVFHAGDGNLHPLILFDARNEGETDLALEVGTKTLEACTEVGGSITGEHGVGIEKKEDMRLVFTEEEIDRQLAVRDVFNPNNLMNPDKQFPKPARCGEVKSAVGSGDAYQTVGQD, from the coding sequence ATGAGTGAAAAGAAAACGGCATTGGTGGAGGAAATGACGCGTTTGCTTGGGAAAGACGCGGTTTTGCACCGCGATGCGGATTTGATCACGTATGAATGTGACGGCTTGACCGTCTTTCGCGGCATGCCGCTTGCCGTTGTTTTTCCGGCAACCACGGAAGAGGTATCCGACGTCGTGAAGTGGCTGTATGCCCGTGAGATTCCGTTTATCCCTCGCGGGGCAGGCACGGGCTTAAGCGGCGGTGCCACACCGTTTGGAGGCGAGGTGATTATTAGCCTCGTGCGCATGAAGCAGCTGCTCCACGTCGATTACGATAATCGGGAAGCGGTTGTGCAACCGGGTTATATTAATCTCCAGCTTACAAATTCCATCACGCATAAAGGTTTTTATTACGCGCCGGATCCATCCAGCCAGGCGAACTGTACGATCGGCGGGAACGTCGCGGAAAATGCCGGAGGTGCCCATTGCCTGAAGTACGGGGTGACGACCAATCATGTCCTTGGGTTGGAAGTAGTGATGCATGACGGGGAAATTGTTGAGCTCGGCGGGGTGCCAGATGCGCCCGGGTATGATTTGCTCGGGATTCTCACGGGATCGGAGGGCATGCTCGGCATTGTCACGTCGATCACCGTTAGTATTTTAAAGCAGCCGGAATCGAAAGAAACGGCATTGGCTTATTTTGATTCCGTTGAAGATGCTAGCTACGTAGTTTCGGACATCATCGCGGCCGGCATTGTGCCAGCGGCGATTGAAATGATGGATGAAATCGCGATTCAAGGGGTGGAACGGGCGACGAATCCCGTTGGGCATCCGGAAGGCTTAAAAGCGGTGCTGATCATGGAAGTGGATGGTATAGCCGCGGGCATTGAAGATCAAATCAATGAGATGGTGAACGTCTGCGAACATCATAACGTTAAAGAAATCAAAGTCGCCCAAGACGACCGCGAGCGCGGGAAGTGGTGGGCGAATCGGAAGACGGCGTTCGGTGCGATGGGCGCGATTTCCCCGGCTTATCTCGTGCAAGATGGCGTTATTCCGCGCAGCCGACTGTCCGAAGTGTTGGCCCGTATTGCGGAAATCAGTGCAGAATCGGGCTTGCGGATCGCGAATGTTTTTCATGCCGGCGACGGCAACCTGCATCCGTTGATCTTGTTCGATGCCCGCAATGAAGGGGAAACCGATCTAGCCTTGGAAGTGGGCACGAAAACGCTGGAAGCTTGTACGGAAGTGGGCGGTTCGATCACCGGTGAGCACGGGGTCGGCATCGAGAAAAAAGAAGATATGCGCCTTGTGTTTACGGAGGAGGAAATTGACCGACAGCTCGCGGTGCGTGATGTGTTTAATCCGAATAACTTAATGAATCCGGACAAACAATTTCCGAAACCGGCGCGCTGTGGTGAAGTGAAGAGTGCTGTCGGAAGCGGGGACGCGTATCAGACGGTAGGGCAGGATTGA
- a CDS encoding (Fe-S)-binding protein has protein sequence MATAPKLADLVVKKNEPPKGNYLWEDPPDEDKFSACVHCGMCLEACPTYLELGHEHQSPRGRIHSIVAVAEGKISIDEAFEDPMFTCLDCRACETACPAGVQVGALIEEARGQVRQAMPLTGWQGFVSRFFLRGVFPHNKRLHALGMLTKVYQKSGMQTVVRKSGVKKVLPDHLGAMEGIMPDVGRPVLKTHPERIAAKGEEKGTASMFTGCIMDVMYSDVNEATVRVLTKNGHNVEIPKQQNCCGALHVHAGDREMGKKLARQNIDTFLASDAEHVVVNAAGCGCALREYPELLQNDEEYKEKAEQFSEKVLDVSKYLYDYGYKPPKAELHKRVTYHDACHLAHGQGVWDEPREILEEIPGLEMKHLPNADQCCGSAGIYNITHPEMAGRLLDRKMKDVPDEVEMISMGNPGCMLQMAMGVEKHGRDEKIVHTMQLLDWAYEREESEGDE, from the coding sequence ATGGCTACGGCGCCGAAGTTGGCCGATTTGGTTGTGAAGAAAAATGAGCCGCCGAAAGGCAATTACTTGTGGGAGGATCCGCCTGATGAGGATAAATTTTCCGCTTGCGTGCATTGCGGGATGTGCCTGGAGGCGTGTCCGACGTATTTGGAGCTTGGCCATGAGCATCAGTCGCCGCGGGGGCGGATTCATTCGATCGTGGCGGTAGCGGAAGGGAAAATTAGCATTGATGAAGCGTTTGAAGATCCGATGTTCACGTGTCTGGATTGTCGAGCGTGTGAAACGGCTTGTCCGGCAGGCGTTCAGGTGGGGGCGCTCATCGAGGAAGCGCGCGGGCAGGTGCGGCAGGCGATGCCGCTCACAGGGTGGCAAGGGTTCGTGAGCCGTTTTTTCCTGCGCGGGGTGTTTCCGCATAATAAGCGATTGCATGCGCTCGGCATGTTGACGAAAGTCTATCAAAAGAGCGGTATGCAGACGGTCGTTCGCAAGAGCGGGGTGAAGAAGGTGTTGCCCGATCACCTCGGCGCCATGGAAGGGATTATGCCGGACGTGGGGCGGCCGGTGTTAAAAACCCATCCGGAGCGGATTGCGGCTAAGGGTGAAGAGAAAGGCACGGCATCTATGTTTACCGGCTGTATTATGGACGTCATGTACAGCGATGTAAATGAAGCAACCGTTCGAGTGCTGACGAAAAACGGGCACAACGTGGAGATTCCGAAACAACAGAACTGCTGCGGCGCTTTGCATGTGCACGCGGGCGATCGGGAGATGGGCAAAAAATTAGCGCGTCAAAACATCGATACCTTTTTAGCGTCAGATGCGGAGCATGTTGTCGTCAATGCGGCAGGGTGCGGGTGTGCGTTGCGGGAATATCCGGAGCTTTTGCAAAATGACGAGGAATACAAAGAAAAAGCAGAACAGTTTTCGGAAAAAGTGCTTGATGTGTCGAAATATTTATATGATTACGGGTATAAACCGCCGAAAGCAGAGCTGCACAAGCGCGTAACCTATCATGACGCGTGCCATCTTGCCCATGGCCAGGGTGTTTGGGATGAGCCGCGAGAAATTCTCGAAGAGATTCCGGGGCTGGAGATGAAGCATTTGCCAAACGCGGATCAGTGCTGCGGCAGTGCCGGCATTTACAACATCACGCACCCGGAGATGGCCGGACGCCTTCTTGATCGGAAAATGAAGGATGTGCCGGATGAAGTGGAAATGATCTCCATGGGCAACCCCGGCTGTATGCTGCAAATGGCGATGGGGGTTGAGAAGCACGGCCGTGATGAGAAAATTGTCCACACGATGCAACTCCTGGACTGGGCGTATGAACGAGAGGAGAGTGAGGGCGATGAGTGA
- a CDS encoding carboxymuconolactone decarboxylase family protein yields MAESLFERSYFSRLSEFSDLAPEMFKEFMTFNEGVMQHGSLSLKLKELAAVAVAHVTGCPYCIELHVGQLKDAGGNKEEMSEAILIGTALKAGSSIAHGVNALNAYDGAEDGTLFKRSYFERLSEFSKLQPEMFKSFVNFDQQALEPSTMSKKEGELIAVAVAHTTGCPYCIDLHTKNAKKEGASKEEIAEIIFVATALKAGSALAHGVNGLNAYDR; encoded by the coding sequence ATGGCTGAAAGTTTATTTGAACGATCTTATTTTTCAAGATTAAGCGAGTTTTCCGATTTGGCTCCGGAGATGTTTAAGGAGTTCATGACCTTCAATGAAGGCGTCATGCAACACGGCTCGCTTTCGTTGAAATTGAAAGAGCTTGCCGCCGTTGCCGTCGCTCACGTCACCGGTTGCCCGTATTGCATCGAGCTCCATGTCGGTCAACTAAAAGATGCCGGTGGCAACAAAGAAGAAATGAGCGAAGCAATTTTGATCGGAACTGCGTTAAAAGCCGGTTCCTCCATCGCCCATGGGGTCAACGCCTTGAACGCATATGACGGTGCGGAGGACGGCACCCTGTTTAAAAGAAGCTACTTCGAGAGACTGAGTGAATTCTCCAAGCTCCAACCGGAGATGTTTAAATCCTTCGTCAATTTCGATCAACAAGCCCTCGAACCATCCACCATGAGCAAAAAAGAGGGCGAACTCATCGCAGTCGCGGTTGCACATACGACCGGTTGTCCGTACTGCATCGATCTACACACAAAAAATGCCAAAAAAGAAGGCGCCAGTAAAGAAGAAATCGCCGAAATCATTTTCGTCGCCACTGCATTGAAAGCAGGATCAGCCCTCGCCCACGGAGTCAATGGTTTGAACGCGTATGATCGGTAA
- a CDS encoding DUF2283 domain-containing protein — protein MIAEAQPIDNVLFQYDRDHDVLHITIGRPMISYAEEPSPGIYIRYAEEDDTLTGIVIMDYKKRPHTSIQNMLPISINFDDIDKKIDST, from the coding sequence ATGATCGCGGAAGCACAACCAATTGACAATGTTTTGTTTCAGTACGACCGTGACCATGACGTGCTCCATATTACGATAGGCCGCCCGATGATTTCTTATGCAGAAGAACCCTCACCCGGTATCTATATTCGATATGCGGAGGAAGACGATACCCTTACAGGCATTGTTATCATGGATTATAAAAAAAGACCGCACACATCAATACAAAACATGCTACCGATAAGTATTAATTTTGATGATATTGATAAGAAAATTGACAGCACCTAA
- a CDS encoding L-lactate permease has protein sequence MDLWLMSLLALFPILVIFFLIVFLRWSAKAAMPIALVLTALIALIVWGAEFTQVSAAIIHGVVLALEILFIVFGALLLLNTLKESGALQTIRSSFTSISPDRRIQAIIIAWLFGCFIEGAAGFGTPAVVAAPLLVAIGFPAMAAVMIALVIQSTPVSFGAVGTPILVGVGSGLEGQESVMAALGSMPFDEFIYSVGVQVALTHGLAGILVPLLMVGLLTRFFGKSRSFSEGFKVWKFAIFAGFAFVIPFYMVALLLGPEFPALLGGLIGLLIVVPAARAGWFQPEKSDMFDFEARSKWEPEWIGNLQDDVAKEVTGEKMGLLRAWSPYIIVAALLIVTRAIDGINEFLQQPALTFEWANIFGSNVTTDIAPLFVPGMFFVITSIITYYIHSMHKQPGTYKNAWSVSFKTWLGAAVPLLFAVPMAQVFVNSGSEMYESMPILLAEAATNVAGEFWPLFAPIFGALGAFFGGSNTVSNVMFSLFQFGAAQNIGLDLNGSRIIVSLQAVGGAAGNMIAVHNVVAASATVGLLGKEGLIIRKTLIPMVYYVTVVALLGMGFVIGGVNFWFFTAILFAIVYIFILSKNKGRNTPIDTGRKPSA, from the coding sequence ATGGACTTATGGCTTATGTCACTCTTGGCTTTGTTTCCGATTCTTGTGATTTTTTTCCTTATTGTGTTTCTGAGATGGTCAGCAAAAGCAGCGATGCCGATCGCTCTCGTCTTAACAGCACTTATCGCACTCATCGTCTGGGGGGCTGAATTTACACAAGTAAGCGCGGCAATCATCCACGGGGTAGTGCTCGCGCTGGAAATTTTATTTATTGTATTTGGAGCGCTTCTCCTACTGAACACGCTTAAAGAAAGCGGCGCTCTGCAAACGATCCGCTCCAGTTTTACGAGTATATCACCGGACCGCAGAATTCAGGCGATTATTATTGCCTGGTTGTTCGGTTGTTTTATCGAAGGGGCCGCTGGCTTCGGGACTCCCGCGGTCGTAGCAGCACCGTTGCTCGTTGCGATTGGTTTTCCGGCCATGGCCGCGGTTATGATCGCGCTTGTTATTCAAAGTACGCCAGTTTCTTTCGGTGCCGTAGGGACACCGATTTTAGTCGGGGTCGGTTCCGGATTGGAAGGTCAGGAAAGCGTGATGGCTGCTTTGGGAAGCATGCCGTTTGATGAATTCATTTACTCTGTGGGGGTTCAAGTTGCCCTTACCCATGGCCTTGCCGGCATCCTTGTGCCGTTATTAATGGTTGGCCTATTAACTCGTTTTTTCGGAAAATCAAGGTCTTTTTCGGAAGGGTTCAAAGTTTGGAAATTTGCAATTTTTGCTGGTTTCGCTTTTGTAATCCCCTTTTACATGGTGGCATTACTGTTGGGTCCTGAATTTCCGGCTCTGCTCGGAGGCCTTATTGGACTATTAATCGTTGTTCCTGCCGCGCGAGCAGGGTGGTTTCAGCCGGAAAAATCGGATATGTTTGATTTTGAAGCACGTAGCAAATGGGAGCCGGAATGGATTGGAAACCTTCAGGATGACGTTGCCAAGGAAGTGACCGGTGAAAAAATGGGGTTATTGAGAGCATGGTCGCCTTATATCATCGTCGCCGCTTTGCTCATTGTAACGAGAGCGATTGACGGCATCAATGAATTTTTGCAACAACCTGCGCTCACTTTCGAATGGGCGAATATCTTCGGTTCGAACGTGACCACCGATATCGCGCCTTTATTTGTACCGGGAATGTTTTTCGTGATCACATCCATTATCACCTACTACATTCATTCCATGCACAAACAACCCGGAACCTATAAAAATGCCTGGTCCGTTTCGTTTAAAACGTGGCTGGGAGCAGCGGTGCCTTTATTGTTCGCGGTGCCGATGGCTCAGGTTTTTGTCAATTCCGGTTCAGAAATGTATGAAAGTATGCCGATTCTGTTGGCGGAAGCAGCAACAAATGTGGCCGGAGAGTTTTGGCCGTTGTTCGCGCCGATATTCGGGGCGTTGGGCGCTTTCTTTGGCGGGAGCAACACGGTAAGCAATGTTATGTTCTCGTTATTCCAATTCGGCGCTGCTCAAAATATAGGCTTGGATCTTAACGGCTCGAGAATCATTGTTTCTTTGCAAGCGGTAGGCGGTGCTGCCGGGAATATGATTGCCGTCCATAACGTTGTGGCCGCCTCGGCAACCGTGGGATTGCTCGGAAAAGAAGGATTAATTATCCGTAAAACGCTGATTCCGATGGTGTATTATGTCACCGTCGTAGCCCTACTCGGGATGGGATTTGTCATCGGAGGCGTAAACTTCTGGTTCTTCACCGCCATCTTATTCGCGATCGTTTACATCTTTATTTTGTCAAAAAATAAAGGCAGAAACACACCGATCGATACCGGGCGGAAACCTTCAGCGTGA
- a CDS encoding FadR/GntR family transcriptional regulator, whose product MEIQKITTKKISEQVAEQLEHSIVDGSLPAGEKLQSVRELCEQFQVGRSAVRDAITVLKGKGMVNVVQGEGTFVTAPSEWQPFGTFTLTDEKSIRDLYAVRKWMEIGIAEEAARHRNNEQLEVLEQQANEEGWEADYRFHITLAKATGNDMFVHLMEAISTNMKKALMDCHRMIAADADVANKIEMQHAGIYEAVKQQDPQAAKEIMQKHLIYVEDLLQQALKGEDYATASARE is encoded by the coding sequence ATGGAGATTCAAAAAATAACGACAAAGAAAATATCCGAGCAAGTGGCGGAGCAACTGGAACATTCCATCGTGGACGGCAGCCTTCCGGCGGGCGAGAAGTTGCAATCGGTCCGGGAACTTTGCGAACAATTCCAGGTCGGGCGCTCGGCTGTGCGGGACGCAATCACGGTTTTGAAAGGAAAAGGGATGGTGAACGTCGTCCAAGGCGAGGGAACGTTTGTAACTGCGCCGAGTGAATGGCAACCATTCGGCACATTCACTTTAACCGATGAAAAATCGATCCGCGATTTATATGCCGTGCGGAAGTGGATGGAAATCGGAATCGCGGAAGAAGCGGCCAGGCACCGCAACAACGAACAACTGGAAGTGTTGGAACAGCAAGCGAATGAAGAAGGATGGGAAGCGGATTATCGTTTTCACATCACCCTTGCGAAAGCAACGGGCAATGACATGTTCGTCCATTTAATGGAAGCGATTTCAACAAATATGAAAAAAGCATTGATGGATTGCCACCGCATGATCGCGGCGGATGCTGACGTGGCAAACAAAATCGAAATGCAGCACGCGGGCATCTATGAAGCGGTCAAACAGCAAGATCCGCAAGCGGCGAAAGAAATCATGCAAAAGCACTTAATCTATGTCGAGGATCTGCTACAACAAGCGTTGAAGGGGGAGGATTATGCAACAGCAAGCGCTAGGGAATGA
- a CDS encoding fumarylacetoacetate hydrolase family protein, with product MKFSRFLFEAEVHQGVVTDEGIKEIEGDIFDRWMYTDRTFQEDDVQLLAPLVPNQIIGIGANFVSKKEDKPDTPPDIPVFFFKPTSSVIGPEEAIIIPTEINEVKFESELVVVIGKETKNISKDQVLDHLYGYTVGNDVTAPQYFHEDGHWMIGKSFDTFTPIGPYLETDLDPLNVSVKARVDEVEKQNSPTDLMIVSIEEMISYLSNVMTLKQGDVIMTGSPVGAGMVTEGSLVECEINEIGVLKNTLVKA from the coding sequence ATGAAATTTTCTAGGTTTTTATTTGAAGCAGAAGTTCACCAAGGTGTTGTCACTGATGAAGGAATTAAAGAGATCGAAGGGGATATTTTTGATCGTTGGATGTATACCGATCGAACATTCCAAGAGGATGACGTTCAGTTACTGGCCCCTTTGGTGCCGAACCAAATCATAGGCATCGGCGCAAATTTTGTATCAAAAAAAGAAGATAAGCCGGATACTCCGCCGGATATCCCTGTTTTTTTCTTTAAGCCGACATCATCGGTTATCGGACCGGAGGAAGCAATCATCATTCCAACGGAAATTAATGAAGTGAAATTTGAGTCTGAACTCGTCGTTGTCATAGGAAAAGAGACGAAAAATATTAGCAAAGATCAGGTGTTGGACCATCTCTATGGTTACACGGTAGGAAATGATGTGACAGCTCCGCAATATTTTCATGAAGACGGGCATTGGATGATTGGAAAATCATTTGATACGTTTACACCAATAGGACCTTACTTGGAAACAGACTTAGATCCCTTAAACGTAAGCGTTAAGGCACGGGTCGATGAGGTTGAAAAACAAAACAGCCCGACGGACTTAATGATCGTCTCGATCGAGGAAATGATTTCATACTTATCAAATGTGATGACGCTCAAACAAGGGGATGTGATTATGACAGGCAGTCCCGTTGGGGCAGGTATGGTTACAGAGGGAAGCTTAGTCGAGTGTGAGATCAACGAGATAGGTGTTTTGAAAAACACTCTGGTGAAGGCATGA